A genomic region of Eucalyptus grandis isolate ANBG69807.140 chromosome 5, ASM1654582v1, whole genome shotgun sequence contains the following coding sequences:
- the LOC120293858 gene encoding toll/interleukin-1 receptor-like protein translates to MASSLEPKKIYDVFLSFRGADLRNNFIGHLYQALHRDGVYTFRDSEELKKGDQISPVLMKAIEESCIAIIVFSEDYASSRWCLEELAKIIESKEQKNLIVLPVFYKVDPREVREGRKSYRDL, encoded by the coding sequence ATGGCTTCTTCATTGGAAcccaaaaagatttatgacgtcttcttgagtttcagaggtgCAGATTTGCGCAACAACTTCATTGGCCATCTTTACCAAGCTTTACACCGAGATGGAGTATACACTTTCCGAGATAGTGAGGAATTGAAAAAGGGAGATCAAATATCGCCAGTACTTATGAAGGCTATTGAAGAATCGTGCATCGCAATCATCGTTTTCTCTGAGGACTATGCTTCCTCAAGGTGGTGCTTGGAAGAGTTGGCGAAGATTATAGAGTCCAAGGAGCAAAAGAACCTCATTGTTCTACCAGTGTTTTATAAAGTGGACCCAAGAGAAGTGAGAGAGGGTAGAAAGAGTTATCGAGATCTCTAG